GCCAAAGAAGGCAAAAGGCCACTGCATTCAAAACATCTTAAAGGTTAACATGTGCACAAAATCACAGAGGCTTCAGTTTTGATGCAAGAATACTACTGACCTGTACAGCCCTCGGAATCCTTCTTCTTGACAAATCCTACTGAAAGCAGACATTACGCTTTTGTAAGGTACCACGCCTGGCCTAATCCCTTGCGTCTGAGAAAAGGGGAAGAGTCAAGAAGAATGTCTAGTAAAGCTGGAAACCAAAAGAATATCTAGTAAAGCTAAAAGAAAGAGGACAAAACTCACCATTAGTCTTGTCTTGACAACCCAAAGTGGATTCGTTGCAATAGATGTGGAAGCTCCGGCACCAGCAGCAGCTACCATGTTGGCCCCAACACTAAGTGTGCCATCTATCAGGAAAACATAAGCAGTTGAAAGACCGAATAATATAAAAGACTTTGGTTAGAGAACAAATAAAGCAAACTCAGGACTGCAACAAGATTTTGTAACTAACCACTAGACTGCAGAACCTCCTTCAGCTTCCCATAAACTGAGAAGTACACCTGCACATGATACCAGAACATCAACTACAAGCAAAGACATCACAAATCTCAGCAGAGAGAAAAGTGCTGCTTACAGCCCAATTCGGAAGGAGAGCTATGATGGTTGGTGAAAGTCCTCGATACATTCCTCTAAAGCCTTCATTCTTCACTATATTCTGTAAACTTGTAATGATCACACTACCTGATAATTCACAACACATGCAGAGCTTGTTAGCAACTAGTCTTGATCAAACATCTACTACTAGTTACATTCTAAAGCAAAGTACCTCTCTTTCCAGAGGCTGGAGCTTCAGGGAGACCAAGAACTTGCAACCTTGTCTTGATCACATCTAACGGGCAAACAAAAGTCGCTGCAATCGCCcctgaacaacaacaaaaaaacaaaaccaaactcaaacacacaagaacccACCAAACACACAAGGAAACAAAGAATCGAAACCGAACCTGCGGTGGCTCCGGCGCCGGCGTTGCATGCGGCCTCTCTAATGCTCCGGTAATCGAAGGACGAGCTCCCATGATCAATCATCTCCGCaaagctaaaccctaaattcaatGCGAGATCCAGTAATTGGGTGGCGCGATTCGATGGGTTAAATAGAGTTCACGAGGCTCATGGCATTGACCCGACACGGAAAGGATTGAGATTTGAACGTGTGGGAGGGTGAAAGGAAGAGACTTTGTTTGTGTCTTCTTCTGAGCAGGTCGCGTACGATTCAGGCGGTCCAAGTCGGGAAGGGGGTTTGAAGATAAGTATCTGATCGATTCGATTCCgcggagagagagaaagtgtttCGCTTTGTGATGTCGTCGTCACGCAGATCAATCAACACACACAACCCAAGAAGAAAGTTTAACACTTTCGCTTCTGTTTTGTTGACACCGATTATTATAGGGGAATACGTCTGtataaccaagaaaaaaaaacataattcatcaaGTAGCCAAtctatacaatactaaaagttgAATAAGCTCAATATTTTCGCCACGTCATTTAAGCCCATATCGAGATTTAATGTTGGGTTTCTtagcctaaaccctaaattatttTGTCATGGCCCAAAATAAAGTCCACCACCCGTGGCTTCTTCGATCATATTTTCCTCCGCCAGTTTCTCAGTTCGTCTTTTCCAATTCGAGTTCATTCATAAAACCTCCGTTACTGTGATCCACTTATAATCAATCAATTGTCTTCTTTACTTCCGTATTTATTTATGCGTTTCACCTCGCTATCTATCTACTTCTATATAAACCGGTTCCTCGAAGCTTGCTGCCATTCGATTGAGCAAAGAGATTCAGGTTTCGTTCTTTGGAAAATTTTGATGCTGATTGCGATAACAGAGGTGTGTTTTCTGCAAAATATTTACCGGGAAGTTTTTGTTGCAATTTTCCATTTCATTTTACCTCGCGTATTACGAAGTCGATAATCGGTTTTGGAGTTCATGTCGTTATATGTTTTTCATTAGATATTTATGTTTGGGCACAAAACTGATTTTTCAGAAATCTGTGATGGTGCTAAGTGGCTCACGGGGATTCTGTTACACATTGGAATTGAAAAATGAGCAAGAAGCAAaacaaatgaagaagaagaagat
The sequence above is drawn from the Brassica napus cultivar Da-Ae chromosome A8, Da-Ae, whole genome shotgun sequence genome and encodes:
- the LOC111199793 gene encoding nicotinamide adenine dinucleotide transporter 2, mitochondrial-like, translating into MIDHGSSSFDYRSIREAACNAGAGATAGAIAATFVCPLDVIKTRLQVLGLPEAPASGKRGSVIITSLQNIVKNEGFRGMYRGLSPTIIALLPNWAVYFSVYGKLKEVLQSSDGTLSVGANMVAAAGAGASTSIATNPLWVVKTRLMTQGIRPGVVPYKSVMSAFSRICQEEGFRGLYSGLLPSLAGISHVAIQFPAYEKIKQYMAKIDNTSVENLSPGSVAIASSIAKVVASVLTYPHEVIRAKLQEQGQMRNSENKYSGVIDCVKKVFRSEGIPGMYRGCATNLLRTTPSAVITFTTYEMMLRFFRQVVPPETNMSDDDEKKSLVSQPGGEGVEEKDSALRESQTQANKITSPIPLGSK